One region of Camelus bactrianus isolate YW-2024 breed Bactrian camel chromosome 22, ASM4877302v1, whole genome shotgun sequence genomic DNA includes:
- the ATCAY gene encoding caytaxin: MGTTEATLRMENVDVKEEWQDEALPRPLPEETGTDLLGSPTEDTASPPNTLNFNGAHRKRKTLVAPEINISLDQSEGSLLSDDFLDTPDDLDINVDDIETPDETDSLEFLGNGNELEWEDDTPVAAAKNMPGDSADLFGDGSAEDGSATNGRLWRTVIIGEQEHRIDLHMIRPYMRVVTHGGYYGEGLNAIIVFAACFLPDSSSPDYHYIMENLFLYVISSLELLVAEDYMIVYLNGATPRRRMPGIGWLKKCYQMIDRRLRKNLKSLIIVHPSWFIRTVLAISRPFISVKFINKIQYVHSLEDLEQLIPMEHVQIPDCVLQYEEERLKARKESARPQPEYVLPKSEEKAEAALEDRSALATEDQETSMS, from the exons ATGGGGACCACCGAAGCCACACTCCGGATGGAAAACGTGGACGTGAAGGAAGAATGGCAGGACGAGGCTCTGCCCAG GCCACTCCCGGAAGAGACGGGCACGGACTTGCTTGGAAGCCCCACAGAAGACACAGCCT cccctcccaacACGCTGAACTTCAATGGGGCTCATCGGAAGCGGAAGACGCTGGTCGCCCCCGAGATCAACATTTCCCTGGACCAGAGCGAGGGCTCACTCCTGTCCGACGACTTCTTGGACACCCCCGATGACCTGGATATCAACGTGGACGACATCGAGACCCCCGATGAGACCGACTCGCTGGAGTTCCTGGGGAACGGCAACGAGCTGGAGTGGGAAG ATGACACCCCCGTGGCCGCCGCCAAGAATATGCCTGGGGATAGCGCAGATCTATTTGGGGATGGTTCAGCTGAGGACGGCAGTGCCACCAATGGGCGTCTGTGGCGGACAGTGATCATCGGGGAACAGGAACACAGAATTGATCTGCACATGATCCGGCCCTACATGAGGGTGGTGACCCACGGAG GGTACTACGGCGAAGGCCTCAACGCCATCATCGTCTTCGCTGCCTGCTTCCTCCCGGACAGCAGCTCCCCCGACTACCACTACATCATGGAGAACCTCTTCCT GTACGTGATCAGCAGTTTGGAGCTCCTCGTGGCGGAGGATTACATGATCGTGTACCTGAATGGCGCCACCCCCCGGCGGAGGATGCCGGGCATCGGCTGGCTGAAGAAGTGTTACCAAATGATTGATAGGAG ATTGCGGAAAAACCTGAAGTCCTTAATCATCGTCCACCCGTCCTGGTTCATACGCACTGTGCTGGCCATCTCCCGCCCTTTCATCAG TGTCAAATTCATCAACAAGATCCAGTATGTGCACAGCTTGGAAGACCTGGAGCAGCTCATCCCCATGGAGCACGTGCAGATCCCGGACTGCGTGCTACA GTACGAAGAGGAAAGACTCAAGGCCAGGAAAGAAAG cGCGAGGCCACAGCCTGAATACGTCCTGCCCAAGTCTGAAGAGAAGGCCGAGGCGGCGCTGGAGGACAG GTCTGCTCTGGCCACAGAAGATCAGGAAACAAG CATGTCCTGA